In Ailuropoda melanoleuca isolate Jingjing chromosome X, ASM200744v2, whole genome shotgun sequence, a single genomic region encodes these proteins:
- the LOC105241574 gene encoding putative deoxyribonuclease TATDN2, which yields MASPEDTYRFRSNSKHSSRNSPNSDLAAQVEGQSDKTEDANIVVKRKSATLHDQSSPTVYGEGIQGLPGKLMAEGDEGTSVKPSPREHLNPGQRPARVVTFSAPQNKQLVAPEVRVKEKIAIEVNSSGNRRVIIDPLEKTCQKPPSDQRVVIFEKGSPPLTFLDKCDPYSEMQKYQEREAMAEHPYSASYLPGMEELSALEFPQEEPISLGLSLVPKPSPFPADCVLDQSYLYRDPWQAYTSYWSSSPQPSYYPSVGPGSDGTSQAGRGSHSFFSSYSSSSEMYFQNWPRDWNALEEGWSQNFHSYQFPRSLEAQEPTVQEETVSSYPFGGYTSPFWPRSHWSRGLDQGFIDTHCHLDILYSKLSFKGTFSKFTEMYNYSFPKEFQGCISDFCDPRALRDGLWEELLKDDLVWGAFGCHPHFARYYNDTQERKLLQALRHPKAIAFGEMGLDYSYKCTTPVPQQHKVFERQLQLAVSLKKPLVIHCREADEDLLGILKRRVPPDYKIHRHCFTGEYSVLEPLLKYFPNMSVGFTAVLTYSSAWETRDALRMIPLDRIVVETDAPYFLPRGVPKSVCQYTHPGLALYTVREIARIKGQPLARTLAILRENTNYLYNL from the coding sequence ATGGCTTCTCCCGAGGATACGTACCGCTTTAGGAGCAATTCCAAACACAGTTCCCGTAACTCCCCGAACTCTGACCTTGCAGCCCAAGTTGAGGGTCAAAGTGATAAGACCGAGGATGCCAACATTGTGGTCAAGAGAAAGAGTGCTACACTGCACGACCAGAGTTCTCCAACCGTCTATGGGGAGGGTATCCAGGGCCTCCCGGGAAAACTGATGGCAGAAGGCGACGAAGGCACTAGTGTAAAACCCAGCCCAAGAGAGCATCTCAACCCGGGCCAAAGACCTGCCAGGGTCGTCACCTTCTCTGCTCCTCAGAACAAGCAGCTGGTAGCCCCCGAGGTTAGAGTGAAGGAAAAGATAGCGATAGAGGTCAACAGCTCTGGTAACAGGCGGGTGATTATTGATCCGCTGGAGAAAACCTGTCAGAAGCCACCTAGCGACCAAAGGGTGGTCATTTTTGAAAAAGGCTCTCCACCCCTAACATTTCTAGACAAATGTGACCCTTACTCAGAAATGCAAAAGTATCAAGAAAGGGAGGCCATGGCTGAGCACCCCTACTCAGCAAGTTACCTGCCTGGTATGGAAGAGCTATCTGCATTGGAATTCCCTCAGGAGGAGCCAATCTCCCTGGGTCTCTCATTAGTTCCCAAGCCTTCACCCTTCCCCGCTGACTGTGTCCTGGACCAGTCTTATTTGTACAGGGATCCCTGGCAGGCCTACACCAGCTACTGGAGCAGTAGCCCCCAGCCTTCCTACTATCCTTCCGTGGGCCCCGGCAGTGACGGCACATcccaggctgggaggggcagccACAGCTTCTTTAGCAGTTATTCCTCCAGCTCAGAAATGTACTTCCAAAACTGGCCCAGAGACTGGAACGCATTAGAGGAAGGTTGGTCCCAGAACTTTCACTCCTATCAGTTCCCTAGAAGTCTAGAAGCCCAGGAGCCAACCGTCCAAGAGGAGACCGTGTCATCATATCCTTTTGGAGGGTACACGTCTCCCTTCTGGCCGAGGAGCCACTGGAGTCGAGGCCTCGATCAGGGTTTCATTGATACCCACTGTCACTTGGACATTCTGTACTCCAAGCTGTCTTTCAAAGGGACCTTTAGCAAGTTCACAGAAATGTATAACTACTCCTTCCCTAAGGAGTTCCAGGGCTGCATCTCCGATTTCTGTGATCCTCGCGCACTAAGGGATGGCCTGTGGGAAGAGCTGCTGAAAGATGATCTGGTTTGGGGGGCCTTCGGCTGTCACCCCCATTTTGCACGTTACTACAATGACACTCAAGAAAGAAAGCTGCTGCAGGCCCTACGGCACCCCAAGGCCATAGCGTTTGGAGAAATGGGCTTGGATTACTCTTACAAGTGCACCACACCTGTCCCACAGCAGCACAAAGTGTTCGAGAGACAGCTGCAGTTGGCCGTGTCCCTGAAGAAGCCCTTGGTGATCCACTGCCGAGAAGCTGACGAAGATCTGCTGGGGATCTTGAAAAGAAGGGTGCCCCCTGACTACAAGATCCACAGGCACTGCTTCACGGGCGAATACTCCGTCCTCGAGCCCCTCCTGAAGTATTTTCCCAACATGTCTGTGGGGTTCACAGCGGTCCTGACCTACTCCTCCGCCTGGGAGACCCGGGATGCTCTGAGAATGATCCCGCTAGACAGAATCGTCGTGGAAACCGATGCGCCCTACTTCCTGCCTCGTGGGGTTCCCAAAAGCGTTTGCCAGTATACCCACCCGGGCCTGGCCCTATATACGGTTCGCGAGATTGCCAGAATCAAAGGTCAGCCGCTCGCCCGCACCCTGGCCATCTTGCGTGAGAACACTAACTACCTCTACAATCTTTAA